The proteins below come from a single bacterium genomic window:
- a CDS encoding SDR family NAD(P)-dependent oxidoreductase, whose product MPEKKLEGQRTIVTGASSGIGAAIAKRFAAEGASIWAAGGVNAEGLKQTIETCAGEGVKADGKAYDLTDARRAAGIVKEGAAFLGGLDILVSCAGARAHKEFITFTDEDVDNLFEVNAKAPFIAAREAAKVMIPQKSGRILIIGSIHAIIGVANNALYCTTKASNHNLTRALAAELGPHGIRVNCLAPGTTESERVKKVHADRPEYAASKLPNIPVRRFASPEEMAAVSVFLVSKENDFMNGAIVASDGGTTAT is encoded by the coding sequence ATGCCGGAGAAAAAACTGGAAGGCCAGCGCACCATCGTGACCGGCGCCTCCTCGGGGATCGGCGCCGCCATCGCCAAGCGTTTCGCCGCCGAGGGGGCATCCATCTGGGCGGCGGGCGGCGTCAACGCCGAGGGGTTGAAGCAGACCATCGAAACCTGCGCCGGTGAAGGCGTGAAGGCGGACGGCAAGGCCTACGATCTGACAGACGCGCGGCGGGCCGCCGGAATCGTGAAAGAGGGGGCGGCGTTCCTCGGCGGGCTGGACATTCTCGTCAGCTGCGCGGGGGCCAGGGCGCACAAGGAATTCATCACGTTCACCGACGAGGACGTGGACAACCTTTTCGAGGTGAACGCCAAGGCTCCCTTCATCGCGGCGCGGGAGGCGGCCAAGGTGATGATCCCGCAAAAGAGCGGGCGGATTCTCATCATCGGCTCGATCCACGCCATCATCGGGGTCGCCAACAACGCGCTCTACTGCACCACCAAGGCATCCAACCACAACCTGACCCGCGCGCTGGCGGCCGAGCTCGGCCCCCACGGCATCCGCGTCAACTGCCTCGCTCCGGGGACCACCGAATCCGAGCGGGTGAAAAAAGTGCACGCGGACCGACCCGAGTACGCGGCCTCCAAGCTGCCCAACATCCCCGTCCGCCGCTTCGCCTCCCCCGAGGAGATGGCGGCGGTGTCGGTCTTTCTCGTTTCGAAGGAAAACGACTTCATGAACGGGGCCATCGTGGCGAGCGACGGCGGAACCACCGCGACATAG
- a CDS encoding creatininase family protein translates to MDKARTLMEMTSPEVGAILKETGLAVIPIGSVEQHGRHLPLGTDYYAAESFARRIVGLTGGLLADFIPFGVTPLHMGFPGTISLRAETMIAVFMDVCGSLHRHGARKFVLLNWHERNLPAVEIAAERAQNELEGARVLIVHAHFIAQDNFGQKVGLTHGGELEVLPILADRPDLVRLDLATDPSPRDHGEKSDRLRRDRSVYFIPKDVKEMYHTGWYGMIEDTSPERIREVMEGTARIAADRIQSFFEV, encoded by the coding sequence ATGGACAAGGCGCGAACCCTGATGGAGATGACGAGCCCCGAGGTCGGCGCGATTCTCAAGGAGACCGGCCTCGCCGTCATTCCGATCGGAAGCGTGGAGCAGCACGGCCGCCACCTTCCCCTCGGGACGGACTACTACGCCGCCGAGAGCTTCGCCCGGCGGATCGTGGGCCTGACCGGCGGCCTGCTCGCCGACTTCATTCCCTTCGGCGTCACCCCGCTCCACATGGGATTTCCGGGAACGATCAGCCTCCGCGCCGAGACGATGATCGCCGTCTTCATGGATGTGTGCGGGAGCCTCCACCGACACGGGGCACGGAAGTTCGTCCTGCTCAACTGGCACGAACGCAACCTGCCGGCGGTAGAGATCGCCGCCGAGCGGGCGCAGAACGAACTCGAGGGCGCCCGCGTCCTCATCGTCCACGCGCACTTCATCGCCCAGGACAATTTCGGCCAGAAGGTCGGCCTCACCCACGGAGGGGAGCTCGAGGTGCTCCCGATTCTGGCCGATAGGCCCGATCTGGTCCGCCTCGATCTGGCGACGGACCCCTCCCCGCGCGATCACGGGGAGAAGAGCGACCGCCTCCGCCGGGACCGGTCGGTCTACTTCATCCCGAAGGACGTGAAGGAGATGTACCACACCGGATGGTACGGCATGATCGAGGATACTTCCCCCGAACGGATCCGGGAGGTGATGGAAGGGACGGCGCGCATCGCCGCCGATCGCATCCAATCGTTTTTTGAGGTATAG